A region from the Benincasa hispida cultivar B227 chromosome 10, ASM972705v1, whole genome shotgun sequence genome encodes:
- the LOC120087902 gene encoding folate-biopterin transporter 1, chloroplastic-like isoform X2: protein MSLPVLIPTTPSDFDDHTLLCSNNGVEEGDSFISRVDEDLSRFRLNGVKCFGVDLTPDNVAVAMVYFVQGVLDLAKLAVSFYLKDDLHLDPAEAAVISGFAALPWLIKPLYGFIRVFRIRKIIH, encoded by the exons ATGTCGTTGCCCGTTTTAATTCCAACGACCCCATCCGATTTTGACGATCACACCCTTCTCTGCTCCAATAATG GTGTAGAGGAAGGGGACTCGTTTATCTCACGTGTAGATGAAGACTTGTCTAGGTTCAGGCTGAATGGTGTCAAATGCTTTGGTGTAGATTTAACCCCTGATAATGTTGCTGTTGCTATGGTATATTTTGTTCAAGGAGTTTTAGACCTCGCAAAGCTTGCTGTcagtttttatttaaaagatgATTTGCATTTAGATCCTGCTGAG GCAGCTGTGATTTCTGGTTTTGCTGCATTGCCGTGGCTGATCAAACCTCTCTATGGGTTTATTAG AGTTTTCCGTATCAGAAAAATCATTCACTAA
- the LOC120087902 gene encoding folate-biopterin transporter 1, chloroplastic-like isoform X1 — translation MSLPVLIPTTPSDFDDHTLLCSNNGVEEGDSFISRVDEDLSRFRLNGVKCFGVDLTPDNVAVAMVYFVQGVLDLAKLAVSFYLKDDLHLDPAEAAVISGFAALPWLIKPLYGFISDSVPLFGYRRRSL, via the exons ATGTCGTTGCCCGTTTTAATTCCAACGACCCCATCCGATTTTGACGATCACACCCTTCTCTGCTCCAATAATG GTGTAGAGGAAGGGGACTCGTTTATCTCACGTGTAGATGAAGACTTGTCTAGGTTCAGGCTGAATGGTGTCAAATGCTTTGGTGTAGATTTAACCCCTGATAATGTTGCTGTTGCTATGGTATATTTTGTTCAAGGAGTTTTAGACCTCGCAAAGCTTGCTGTcagtttttatttaaaagatgATTTGCATTTAGATCCTGCTGAG GCAGCTGTGATTTCTGGTTTTGCTGCATTGCCGTGGCTGATCAAACCTCTCTATGGGTTTATTAG TGACTCTGTTCCTCTTTTTGGTTACCGAAGAAGGTCACTGTGA